One stretch of Pseudomonadota bacterium DNA includes these proteins:
- a CDS encoding Fe-S-containing hydro-lyase yields the protein MEIKKITTPLEDSVIEGLKAGEKVFLSGYIYTARDTAHKRFIDALEKGEKLPLDIKGQIIYYCGPSPAPPGKVIGACGPTTSSRMDTYAPRLLSLGLKGMIGKGKRSQPVKDAIKQYKSIYFGATGGAGALLSKSVVSSEIIAYEELGPEAVRKLEVKDLPLFVINDIHGNDLYEAGIQRYKK from the coding sequence ATGGAAATTAAAAAAATTACAACTCCACTGGAAGATAGTGTTATTGAAGGGTTAAAGGCTGGCGAGAAAGTGTTTTTAAGCGGGTATATATATACCGCAAGGGATACTGCTCACAAAAGATTTATCGATGCTTTAGAAAAAGGTGAGAAACTTCCTCTTGATATAAAAGGACAGATTATTTATTATTGTGGGCCATCACCGGCTCCTCCCGGCAAAGTCATAGGAGCATGTGGACCAACAACAAGTTCAAGGATGGATACGTACGCCCCGAGGTTACTTTCCCTGGGTCTGAAAGGTATGATAGGCAAAGGGAAAAGGTCTCAACCGGTAAAAGATGCCATAAAACAGTATAAATCCATATACTTTGGCGCAACCGGCGGAGCAGGCGCTCTTCTTTCAAAAAGCGTGGTATCTTCAGAAATCATAGCTTATGAGGAACTTGGACCTGAGGCAGTAAGAAAACTTGAGGTGAAAGATTTACCGTTATTTGTGATAAATGATATACATGGAAATGATTTGTATGAAGCAGGTATACAACGTTATAAGAAATAG
- a CDS encoding phospholipid carrier-dependent glycosyltransferase, producing the protein MKILLPVICILCVSLFLCNLGVRDFWAPDEGDFAEIVTELKDDFTVPHLNGTPYGEKPPLFYYITYASKNILSFTKDEVSMRFSTAVFAIAGVIFFLLTTWKFFDSKNAMFSSLILLSAPLYYWQARYLQVDMIFSVFVAGSLLSFFWFYYTEKKGFFYLFFLLM; encoded by the coding sequence ATGAAAATATTACTACCTGTTATATGCATATTGTGTGTCTCTTTGTTTCTTTGTAATCTTGGGGTAAGAGACTTCTGGGCACCCGATGAGGGCGACTTCGCAGAAATCGTAACAGAGCTGAAAGACGACTTTACCGTACCCCATCTCAATGGAACGCCCTACGGCGAGAAACCACCATTATTCTACTATATCACCTATGCATCTAAAAACATCTTATCCTTTACAAAAGATGAAGTTTCCATGCGATTCTCTACTGCCGTCTTTGCCATCGCCGGAGTGATATTTTTTCTTCTCACCACATGGAAGTTCTTTGATAGCAAAAACGCCATGTTTTCCTCACTCATCCTCTTGAGTGCACCTCTGTATTACTGGCAGGCAAGGTACCTTCAGGTTGACATGATCTTTTCGGTCTTTGTCGCCGGCAGCCTTTTATCTTTCTTCTGGTTTTACTATACCGAAAAAAAGGGCTTTTTTTACCTGTTCTTTTTACTTATGG
- a CDS encoding NADP-dependent malic enzyme — translation MEASKVTKEELIEKAKKPAQDAMKMHPFYKGKIEIVPKCVIRDIKDFAIWYTPGVAEPCMDIYRDPEKVFQHTNKANMVGIVTDGTRVLGLGDIGPMAALPVMEGKALLFKYLGGVDAFPICLDTKDPDEIIRTVKIISPTFGGINLEDIANPKCFYILDRLRAEASIPVWHDDQQGTAAVTLAGLINALKVVKKRIEDVKITMIGIGAANVCITKMIIKAGADPKKFLVVDSKGILSRKRDDIKPTHKEKLEFCQITNAENRDGDMEEAIKGQDVVIALSKPGPDTIKKEWISQMADDGIVFVCANPIPEIWPWEAKEAGARVVATGRSDFPNQVNNSVGFPAIFRGTLDVMARTITDEMCIAAAYELAKCAEDKGLREDYLLPTMDEWEIFPREAVAVAKKAMEQGVARLKFTEKELFQMAETKIKRARDEVGLLMDKGIIEAYVE, via the coding sequence ATGGAAGCTTCAAAAGTAACCAAGGAAGAACTCATTGAGAAGGCAAAAAAACCGGCACAGGATGCAATGAAGATGCATCCCTTCTACAAAGGGAAGATTGAGATTGTGCCAAAATGTGTTATCAGGGACATTAAAGACTTTGCCATATGGTACACGCCCGGGGTTGCAGAGCCGTGTATGGACATTTATAGGGATCCCGAAAAAGTTTTTCAACACACCAATAAAGCCAATATGGTCGGCATTGTTACGGATGGGACAAGGGTGCTTGGCTTAGGCGATATAGGTCCTATGGCAGCGCTTCCTGTCATGGAAGGCAAGGCGCTTCTCTTTAAATATCTTGGCGGAGTGGATGCATTTCCTATTTGCCTTGATACAAAAGACCCCGATGAAATAATCAGAACAGTTAAGATAATATCCCCGACGTTTGGTGGAATAAACCTTGAAGATATCGCGAACCCGAAATGTTTTTACATCCTTGACAGGTTAAGGGCCGAGGCCTCCATCCCCGTCTGGCATGATGACCAGCAGGGAACTGCCGCAGTCACCCTGGCAGGCCTCATTAACGCCTTGAAGGTGGTGAAAAAGAGAATTGAGGATGTGAAGATCACCATGATCGGTATAGGCGCAGCCAATGTATGTATAACGAAGATGATCATAAAGGCAGGAGCGGACCCGAAGAAGTTTCTCGTTGTTGACAGTAAGGGCATACTCAGCAGGAAAAGGGATGATATAAAGCCAACCCATAAAGAAAAACTTGAATTCTGTCAGATAACCAACGCTGAAAACAGGGATGGCGACATGGAAGAAGCGATAAAAGGGCAGGATGTGGTGATTGCCCTTTCAAAACCGGGGCCTGATACGATCAAAAAGGAATGGATAAGTCAAATGGCAGATGATGGTATAGTGTTTGTCTGTGCAAACCCCATACCCGAGATATGGCCATGGGAAGCAAAAGAGGCAGGCGCCAGGGTAGTTGCCACCGGCAGAAGTGATTTCCCGAATCAGGTAAACAACTCTGTAGGATTCCCTGCGATTTTCAGGGGCACCCTCGATGTGATGGCGCGAACCATTACAGATGAGATGTGCATTGCTGCAGCCTACGAACTTGCAAAATGTGCAGAAGATAAAGGATTGCGTGAAGATTATCTTCTCCCTACTATGGATGAATGGGAAATATTCCCGCGGGAGGCTGTTGCCGTCGCAAAGAAGGCAATGGAACAGGGTGTTGCACGTTTGAAATTCACTGAGAAAGAACTTTTTCAGATGGCAGAGACTAAGATAAAAAGGGCCAGGGATGAAGTGGGTCTGCTTATGGATAAGGGCATTATTGAGGCATACGTAGAATAA
- a CDS encoding inositol-3-phosphate synthase has protein sequence MGEIRIGVVGVGNCASSLIQGLNYYSKKKDEVIGLMHYEICGYRPEDLKIVAAFDIDKRKVGSPIEEAIFANPNCTKTIEKDIPKSNVFVSMGHALDGISPHMKDYPENRTFVLSDKKPEDVVSVLREKNVEILINYLPVGSEEAARFYARCCLESGASLVNCIPVFIASDKDWVKKFEEKKIPIVGDDVKSQIGATIVHRALVKLFDDRGVKIDRTYQLNTGGNTDFLNMLNRDRLVSKKISKTEAVQSSLSIPISSENIHIGPSDYVPWQNDNKVCFIRIEGRIFGDIPINLELRLSVEDSPNSAGCMIDAIRCCKVARDRKVGGVLESISAYTMKHPLNQFPDNEAREMVEAFIKGERER, from the coding sequence ATGGGAGAAATACGCATTGGTGTAGTTGGTGTTGGTAATTGTGCGAGTTCCCTGATACAGGGGCTTAATTACTACTCAAAAAAGAAGGATGAAGTAATTGGCCTCATGCACTATGAGATATGTGGTTACAGACCTGAGGATCTAAAGATTGTAGCCGCCTTTGATATTGATAAGAGAAAAGTCGGAAGCCCCATCGAAGAGGCAATATTCGCAAATCCAAACTGCACAAAGACAATTGAAAAAGACATTCCCAAATCAAATGTATTTGTTTCCATGGGCCACGCCTTAGATGGTATTTCTCCGCATATGAAAGACTATCCTGAAAACAGGACGTTTGTCTTATCTGATAAGAAACCGGAAGATGTGGTTTCGGTGCTCAGGGAAAAAAATGTAGAAATCCTTATCAACTATTTACCGGTTGGCTCTGAGGAAGCGGCTCGCTTTTATGCCCGGTGTTGCCTTGAAAGCGGGGCAAGTCTTGTAAACTGTATCCCTGTTTTTATTGCTTCAGATAAGGACTGGGTTAAGAAATTTGAAGAGAAGAAAATACCTATTGTAGGTGATGATGTTAAATCTCAGATAGGCGCCACGATTGTTCACAGGGCACTTGTAAAATTATTTGATGACAGAGGGGTTAAAATAGACAGGACGTACCAGCTCAATACTGGCGGGAATACTGATTTTTTAAATATGCTCAACAGAGACAGGCTTGTTTCAAAAAAGATTTCCAAGACTGAAGCAGTCCAATCGTCGTTAAGTATACCTATTTCATCAGAGAATATTCATATAGGGCCTTCTGATTATGTCCCCTGGCAGAATGACAATAAGGTATGCTTCATAAGAATCGAAGGCAGGATTTTTGGAGACATACCAATAAACCTGGAACTCAGACTTTCCGTAGAAGATTCGCCAAATAGCGCCGGTTGTATGATAGACGCTATACGATGCTGCAAAGTTGCAAGAGATAGAAAGGTCGGAGGAGTGCTGGAATCCATATCGGCCTATACAATGAAGCACCCCCTTAACCAATTCCCCGATAATGAGGCCAGGGAGATGGTGGAGGCATTCATAAAAGGCGAAAGGGAAAGATAG
- a CDS encoding ribonuclease HI family protein, translated as MAWHIYIDGASSGNPGEAGAGIIAFDEKGNEILNESIYLGHMTNNMAEYSALIVALQKAEEASVHDLFIYTDSQLVAYQIQGKYKVKNHQLSKYVKKAKTIIKHFNNFDIQYIPRTENRLADKLAKNGVNKKG; from the coding sequence ATGGCATGGCATATATACATTGATGGGGCATCTTCCGGTAATCCAGGGGAGGCCGGGGCAGGTATTATTGCATTTGATGAAAAGGGAAATGAAATACTCAATGAAAGCATTTACCTTGGACATATGACAAATAATATGGCCGAGTATTCAGCCCTCATCGTTGCATTACAAAAAGCAGAAGAAGCATCTGTCCATGACCTGTTCATTTATACAGACTCTCAACTCGTGGCGTATCAGATACAGGGGAAGTATAAAGTAAAAAATCACCAATTAAGCAAATATGTTAAAAAGGCAAAAACCATTATTAAACATTTCAATAATTTTGACATACAATATATACCGAGAACAGAAAATAGATTAGCTGATAAACTTGCAAAAAATGGAGTAAATAAAAAAGGGTAG
- a CDS encoding C4-type zinc ribbon domain-containing protein, which produces MEHELKTIHEAQQLDTQIIEKEKKLVSAPMMIEAMDQEIEELKSKILKEKEIIDELEKERRKKEKELDIDKEKIKKHESKLYEVKTNKEYQALLKEIETAKATNDKTEEDILILMEKVEELKKDFEHLSAQLKKSEKEFEQKKNKLLKEVETIDKDVRKLKEERDNLLSIVSKNLKATYRTLIEKRAGTAVVNLKNGVCLGCFMNIPPQLFIEATKNRQLILCPSCNRIFYFQEEFEEQ; this is translated from the coding sequence TTGGAGCACGAATTAAAAACTATCCATGAAGCACAACAGTTAGATACACAGATAATTGAAAAGGAAAAAAAGTTGGTTTCAGCTCCAATGATGATTGAAGCAATGGATCAAGAAATCGAGGAACTGAAAAGCAAAATATTAAAAGAAAAAGAAATTATAGATGAACTGGAAAAGGAAAGACGAAAAAAAGAAAAAGAGCTCGATATTGATAAAGAGAAGATAAAAAAGCATGAATCCAAGCTTTATGAGGTTAAGACGAACAAAGAGTACCAAGCCTTACTTAAAGAAATTGAAACGGCAAAAGCGACAAATGACAAAACAGAAGAAGATATATTGATTTTGATGGAAAAGGTTGAAGAACTCAAAAAAGATTTTGAACATTTATCTGCACAATTAAAAAAGAGTGAAAAAGAGTTTGAGCAGAAAAAGAACAAATTGTTAAAAGAGGTTGAGACCATAGACAAAGATGTGAGGAAACTCAAAGAAGAAAGGGACAATTTACTGAGTATTGTAAGCAAGAATTTGAAAGCTACTTACAGAACCCTTATCGAAAAGAGAGCAGGAACTGCTGTTGTAAATCTTAAAAACGGTGTCTGTCTTGGCTGTTTTATGAACATTCCTCCGCAGCTTTTTATCGAGGCCACAAAAAACAGACAACTTATACTCTGTCCGAGCTGCAACAGGATATTCTATTTTCAAGAAGAATTTGAAGAACAATAA
- a CDS encoding OadG family protein, translating into MMDKWTFGLTMLVVGMGGTIVTLILFSFIMSALKKIFPYKKED; encoded by the coding sequence ATGATGGATAAATGGACGTTCGGCTTAACCATGCTTGTAGTCGGGATGGGCGGAACAATTGTAACCCTCATTCTTTTCAGTTTTATCATGTCGGCTTTGAAAAAGATTTTTCCGTACAAAAAAGAAGACTAA
- a CDS encoding response regulator transcription factor, whose translation MSTRILLADDHKIIREGLRALLEKEPDMEVVGEAQDGLTTIKLAKKLLPNIIIMDIGMPDMNGIDATRQIFSETQGIKVIALSMHSDRRFVLQMLKAGASGYLLKDSAFEELALAIKTVMAGQPYLSPKITDVVIKEYIVSLPKNEESVFTKITVREREVLQLLAEGKATKQIAAFLNVSVKTIETHRQQIMEKLDIHSVAELTKYAIREGLTSLEP comes from the coding sequence ATGAGTACAAGAATTCTTTTAGCGGATGACCATAAAATCATAAGGGAAGGTCTCCGGGCTTTGTTGGAAAAGGAGCCGGACATGGAGGTTGTAGGTGAAGCTCAAGACGGTTTGACAACCATAAAATTAGCAAAAAAGCTGCTGCCAAATATTATTATTATGGATATAGGGATGCCCGATATGAACGGTATTGATGCAACGCGACAGATATTTTCAGAGACACAGGGGATAAAGGTGATAGCCCTTTCCATGCACTCTGACAGAAGGTTTGTCCTTCAGATGTTAAAGGCAGGCGCTTCCGGATACCTTTTAAAAGACAGCGCCTTTGAGGAGCTGGCATTGGCCATAAAAACTGTCATGGCTGGGCAACCCTATTTGAGCCCCAAAATAACGGATGTGGTTATCAAAGAGTATATTGTCTCTCTTCCAAAGAATGAAGAATCAGTTTTTACAAAAATCACTGTAAGGGAAAGGGAGGTGCTCCAACTCCTTGCAGAGGGAAAGGCAACAAAGCAGATAGCCGCATTTTTGAATGTGAGCGTTAAAACCATAGAAACCCATCGCCAGCAGATCATGGAGAAACTTGACATTCACAGCGTAGCGGAATTGACCAAGTACGCAATCAGGGAGGGTCTTACCTCCCTCGAACCATAA
- a CDS encoding PAS domain S-box protein gives MSELARLRQKISELEKSEAELRRVEKALRESEERYRSLIKQSSDGVYIFDPNSGKILEANNQFLKMLGYSEDEILHLSMYEIVTLDRATIDINIQKVFQNREYLSGLRQYVSKNGKLIDVEISSTLISYGDSHVIMVNVRNVTERLKTENELKKQADRLREQAELLDIAEDAIIVSDISGTIIFWNHGAVERYGWSKDKAFGKNIHELLKTEFPEPFDNIKKELFEKGRWEGELTHKSIGGKRIIVESRWALRKDVNNNPVAIMEINNDITKYKQAEEALQKAKDGLEHRVGERTAELRGANERLVLELNRRKLIEEMLRKGAERYKNLFENSPIGIYRTNPDGRILMANPTLVRMLGYNSFNELASSSSKKADYEPTYLKKKIKKRLEKGERVRGFEAKWKRHDNSVIYVRENAKAIRAADGAVLYYEGTVEDISEQKKAEEKIDSYQKQLRSLASDLSLAEERERRRIATILHDHIGQILAISKIKLGALLELAKTSTFIDNLKEVREHIEQAIRYTRSLTFELSPPILYELGLEAALEWLTEQVHEQHAIMYEFENDNHPKPVSDEIRVFLFTAVRELLVNVAKHAGAQKVKVTVRRIGDTISIHVADDGIGFSVSRMNSYLDKNKGFGLFSIRERLSHLGGQMDIRSQRGRSARICLVAPLAPEIKKRGI, from the coding sequence ATGAGTGAGCTTGCAAGACTCAGACAGAAGATCAGTGAACTTGAAAAATCTGAGGCAGAGCTGAGGCGTGTAGAAAAGGCCTTGCGGGAAAGCGAGGAGCGGTATAGGTCGCTCATTAAACAATCGTCAGACGGGGTCTACATATTTGATCCTAATTCAGGGAAAATCCTCGAGGCAAATAATCAGTTTTTAAAAATGCTCGGTTATTCTGAAGATGAGATTCTGCACCTCTCGATGTACGAAATTGTTACATTGGACAGGGCAACCATAGACATAAATATCCAGAAGGTATTTCAGAACAGGGAATATTTATCCGGCTTACGCCAGTATGTATCAAAGAATGGTAAACTTATTGATGTGGAGATAAGCTCCACGTTGATCAGTTATGGCGATTCCCACGTTATAATGGTGAATGTTCGAAATGTCACAGAGCGGTTGAAGACGGAAAATGAGCTTAAAAAGCAGGCAGACAGGTTAAGAGAACAGGCTGAATTGCTCGATATTGCGGAGGATGCAATAATTGTGAGTGATATCAGCGGAACAATTATATTCTGGAATCATGGTGCCGTGGAAAGATATGGATGGTCAAAGGATAAAGCCTTTGGTAAAAATATTCATGAACTCCTGAAAACGGAATTTCCTGAACCGTTTGATAATATAAAAAAGGAATTATTTGAAAAGGGACGCTGGGAGGGCGAGCTTACTCATAAAAGCATTGGAGGGAAAAGGATTATCGTTGAAAGCCGTTGGGCTTTAAGAAAAGATGTAAATAATAATCCAGTTGCCATTATGGAGATTAATAATGACATCACAAAATATAAGCAGGCCGAAGAAGCATTACAGAAAGCAAAGGATGGGCTTGAACACAGGGTAGGGGAGCGAACCGCCGAATTGAGAGGGGCCAACGAAAGACTCGTTCTTGAACTAAACAGGCGAAAACTTATTGAAGAAATGCTCCGCAAAGGAGCTGAGCGGTATAAAAACCTGTTTGAAAATTCCCCTATCGGCATCTACCGGACCAATCCGGATGGCCGCATACTTATGGCGAACCCGACCCTTGTGAGGATGCTCGGTTATAATTCATTTAATGAACTGGCATCATCTTCTTCAAAAAAGGCAGATTATGAGCCGACGTATCTGAAAAAGAAGATCAAGAAGAGGCTTGAAAAGGGGGAGCGGGTCAGGGGTTTTGAAGCAAAATGGAAACGTCACGACAATAGCGTTATTTATGTTCGCGAAAACGCAAAGGCGATCCGGGCAGCCGATGGAGCAGTCCTGTATTACGAAGGGACTGTTGAAGATATAAGCGAGCAGAAAAAAGCTGAAGAGAAAATAGATTCCTATCAAAAACAACTGCGGTCTTTAGCCTCTGACCTGTCTCTGGCCGAAGAGCGAGAAAGACGTCGCATAGCAACAATACTTCATGACCATATCGGTCAGATCCTCGCTATTTCAAAGATAAAACTCGGCGCACTGCTCGAACTGGCAAAAACAAGTACTTTTATAGATAATTTAAAAGAGGTTCGTGAACACATAGAGCAGGCAATCCGTTACACAAGGTCACTAACTTTTGAGCTCAGCCCGCCGATCCTCTATGAATTGGGGCTTGAAGCTGCGCTGGAGTGGCTTACGGAGCAGGTCCATGAGCAGCACGCCATCATGTATGAGTTTGAAAACGATAACCATCCAAAACCGGTAAGCGATGAAATCCGTGTTTTTCTCTTTACCGCCGTCCGTGAGCTGCTTGTGAATGTAGCAAAACATGCGGGCGCACAAAAAGTTAAGGTAACAGTGAGAAGAATAGGCGATACTATTTCAATCCATGTTGCCGATGATGGGATTGGTTTCAGTGTCTCCAGGATGAATTCCTATCTGGATAAAAATAAAGGGTTTGGACTTTTCAGTATTCGGGAGAGACTGAGTCATTTAGGGGGACAAATGGATATCCGGTCACAGAGAGGACGCTCAGCCAGGATTTGCCTTGTAGCGCCTCTCGCACCTGAAATAAAAAAAAGGGGAATATAA
- the ispG gene encoding flavodoxin-dependent (E)-4-hydroxy-3-methylbut-2-enyl-diphosphate synthase, which produces MERKKTKKIQIGKISVGGDSPIVVQSMLKTDPDNIQETLNQARELKKAGCELIRMALPQEDTCKIIPFFKKEINMPLIGDIHFNHKIALKAMELGINAIRINPGTINNVRKVKEVIRCAKETKTPVRIGINVGSIEKRILKKHGKPNADAMVESALYYTKMFEDSGWTELKVSLKASDIFQTIEANKKFSEVSDYPVHVGITEAGPIFSGVIKSALGIGILLYEGIGDTIRVSLTGNPVYEVDAAYHILRNLGLRKRGINIISCPTCGRCKTNLMEIVDNFEKEINHFDGHLNVAIMGCEVNGPGEAREADIGIAFGANKAMLFSKGVVIKNNIPKEMAKDLLKEEIFNMTARQEGQGANNQ; this is translated from the coding sequence ATGGAAAGAAAAAAGACAAAAAAAATCCAAATCGGTAAAATATCGGTCGGGGGAGACAGCCCTATAGTTGTTCAATCAATGCTCAAAACAGACCCGGATAATATTCAGGAAACATTGAACCAGGCAAGAGAGTTGAAAAAAGCCGGATGTGAGCTGATAAGGATGGCCCTGCCGCAGGAAGATACATGCAAAATCATCCCGTTTTTCAAAAAAGAAATTAACATGCCGCTGATTGGCGATATCCATTTCAACCACAAGATCGCACTCAAGGCCATGGAATTAGGTATTAATGCCATAAGGATAAATCCTGGCACGATCAATAACGTAAGGAAGGTAAAAGAAGTCATCCGTTGTGCAAAAGAAACAAAAACCCCTGTGCGAATAGGTATCAACGTTGGGTCCATAGAGAAGAGAATACTGAAAAAGCATGGGAAACCAAACGCAGATGCCATGGTTGAAAGCGCACTTTATTATACAAAAATGTTCGAAGATTCGGGCTGGACCGAACTGAAGGTTTCATTGAAAGCATCAGACATCTTTCAGACGATAGAGGCCAATAAAAAATTTTCAGAAGTATCTGACTATCCCGTCCATGTCGGAATCACCGAGGCTGGGCCAATTTTCTCAGGTGTTATTAAATCCGCTCTCGGTATTGGGATACTTCTCTATGAAGGTATCGGCGACACCATACGGGTTTCTTTGACCGGCAATCCTGTCTATGAAGTTGATGCGGCCTACCATATACTGAGAAACTTGGGGCTCAGAAAACGAGGAATAAATATTATATCATGCCCGACCTGCGGAAGATGTAAAACAAATCTAATGGAAATAGTTGATAATTTTGAAAAGGAAATTAACCATTTTGATGGGCACTTAAACGTTGCCATCATGGGATGTGAAGTCAATGGTCCAGGCGAAGCCAGAGAGGCGGATATTGGAATTGCTTTTGGTGCAAACAAAGCCATGCTCTTTTCAAAAGGCGTTGTCATAAAAAATAATATTCCAAAAGAAATGGCTAAGGATTTACTGAAAGAAGAGATTTTTAATATGACAGCGCGGCAAGAGGGGCAAGGGGCAAATAACCAATAA
- a CDS encoding fumarate hydratase — MREIHVDKIVSAIEKLFIDANYNLSDNVLDALSKAAEREGSPVGKEVIKELIVNANLAREEHIPICQDTGLAVTFMEIGQDAHIVGGSLVDAVAEGVRRGYKDGYLRKSCCDPLTRKNTGDNTPPIVHTKIVPGDKIKIVALPKGGGSENYGEARMLVPSQGKDGVKSFVLDMVNKGGPNPCPPIIVGVGIGGNFETSALLSKEALMVPLGKRSNDPVIAAIELELLDEINKTGIGPQGYGGTVTALDVHIKMMPCHIASLPVAVNIQCHAHRIKEVII, encoded by the coding sequence ATGAGAGAAATCCATGTAGATAAAATAGTTTCTGCTATAGAGAAACTATTTATTGATGCAAACTACAACCTCTCCGACAACGTTTTAGATGCATTGAGTAAGGCAGCAGAGAGAGAAGGATCTCCTGTCGGCAAAGAGGTTATCAAAGAGTTGATTGTCAATGCGAATCTTGCCAGGGAAGAGCACATACCTATTTGCCAGGATACCGGGCTTGCAGTAACGTTTATGGAAATTGGTCAGGATGCTCATATTGTTGGCGGGTCACTGGTTGATGCCGTTGCTGAGGGGGTAAGGAGAGGATACAAAGATGGATATTTGAGGAAGTCCTGTTGTGATCCTCTTACAAGGAAAAATACAGGTGATAATACGCCGCCTATTGTTCATACAAAAATTGTTCCGGGGGATAAAATAAAGATTGTAGCTTTACCAAAGGGCGGTGGAAGCGAGAATTATGGGGAAGCAAGAATGCTTGTTCCTTCTCAGGGCAAAGATGGCGTAAAATCATTTGTACTTGATATGGTAAACAAAGGTGGGCCTAATCCGTGTCCGCCAATTATTGTTGGTGTAGGAATAGGGGGCAATTTCGAAACCTCCGCCCTTTTATCAAAAGAAGCCTTAATGGTTCCCCTCGGCAAAAGAAGCAATGATCCTGTTATTGCTGCCATTGAACTGGAACTCCTTGATGAAATAAACAAAACAGGTATTGGCCCGCAAGGTTATGGTGGCACCGTCACCGCACTGGATGTGCATATTAAAATGATGCCATGCCACATAGCTTCGCTCCCTGTAGCTGTGAATATACAGTGTCATGCGCACAGGATTAAGGAAGTAATTATATAG
- a CDS encoding CDP-alcohol phosphatidyltransferase family protein has product MISAKIGHALDPVFLKIYSLFFKNKVINPNVFTIAGMVFAIISSFCIAFGFLLFGAIFLLVSGFFDLMDGALARNTGNVTIFGAFLDSVLDRYSDLFIMFGLFIFFAMQGDTLYAILTFFASIGIAIIPYAKARAEASSIQCNTGILERPERLIILFIGLLFNLLPYVVIILAVLTHVTVIQRILFVKKSTDTIKGEFQ; this is encoded by the coding sequence GTGATTAGTGCAAAGATAGGCCATGCCCTTGACCCTGTATTCCTTAAAATTTACTCTCTATTCTTTAAAAACAAAGTTATAAACCCCAACGTTTTTACTATAGCGGGAATGGTCTTTGCGATCATCTCATCTTTCTGCATAGCCTTCGGTTTTCTGCTGTTTGGCGCCATCTTCCTCCTTGTTTCAGGGTTTTTCGATCTTATGGACGGAGCTCTGGCAAGAAATACCGGCAACGTCACAATATTCGGAGCTTTTCTTGATTCTGTTCTTGACCGGTATTCAGACCTTTTCATTATGTTTGGTTTGTTTATTTTTTTTGCAATGCAGGGCGATACCCTCTATGCCATTCTGACGTTCTTTGCTTCCATAGGTATTGCAATTATTCCCTATGCCAAGGCAAGGGCTGAGGCATCTTCCATCCAATGCAACACCGGCATACTGGAAAGACCCGAACGGTTAATAATATTGTTTATCGGATTGCTTTTTAATCTTTTACCTTATGTTGTTATAATCCTTGCAGTGTTAACCCACGTAACGGTTATTCAAAGGATTCTCTTTGTAAAGAAAAGTACTGACACGATTAAAGGCGAATTCCAATAG